Proteins from one Mycobacterium sp. EPa45 genomic window:
- a CDS encoding HNH endonuclease signature motif containing protein: protein MSSTAVLTPKERLEVLFEELAELAGQRNAIDGRIVELVAELEHGNLCGMTGARSVAAVVAWKLGTSSTTAKTISAVAHRLPEFPLCTQALREGRLSVDQVGVIAERAADGSDEHYAQLASVATVSQLRKAIKLEPRPPKPGPQPDPPRSVRKTVRDESTTWRITVPADEAATVEAALQSHHDSLIAEYQREHETAETPPPLPNTVDAFMSLVEAGWDADVVQRPHGQRTTVVMHVDVEQRIGALHLGPLLSDADRQYLTCDATCEVWFERDGQPIGAGRTTRTINRRLRRALEHRDATCAVPGCGATRGLHAHHIQHWENGGPTELHNLVLLCPYHHRAHHRGDITITGPAEHLTVLDCDGDPLTSQSLARPPNNPPPDVPPCRGPIGERAQWKWYHPFEPQAPPEN, encoded by the coding sequence CTCGAGGTCTTGTTCGAGGAGCTTGCGGAGCTGGCCGGTCAGCGCAATGCGATCGACGGGCGCATCGTGGAACTCGTCGCCGAACTGGAGCACGGCAATCTCTGCGGCATGACCGGTGCACGTTCCGTCGCCGCCGTGGTGGCTTGGAAGTTGGGCACTTCATCGACCACCGCCAAGACGATTTCTGCTGTGGCGCACCGACTTCCCGAGTTCCCGCTTTGCACCCAAGCGCTGCGTGAGGGACGGCTGTCGGTGGATCAGGTCGGCGTCATCGCCGAACGAGCCGCCGACGGCTCCGATGAGCACTACGCACAGCTGGCCTCTGTTGCGACAGTCAGCCAGCTGCGCAAAGCCATCAAGCTCGAACCCCGGCCACCCAAGCCTGGTCCGCAACCCGACCCGCCACGATCAGTGCGCAAAACCGTTCGCGACGAGTCCACCACGTGGCGTATCACCGTGCCCGCCGACGAGGCCGCGACAGTCGAGGCTGCACTACAGTCTCACCACGACAGTCTCATCGCCGAATACCAGCGCGAGCACGAGACGGCGGAAACCCCGCCGCCACTGCCGAATACAGTGGACGCGTTCATGAGCCTGGTCGAGGCCGGCTGGGACGCCGACGTGGTGCAACGGCCGCACGGGCAACGCACCACGGTGGTCATGCATGTCGATGTCGAGCAGCGGATTGGTGCGCTCCATTTGGGCCCACTGCTGTCCGATGCCGACCGCCAATACCTGACCTGCGACGCCACCTGTGAAGTCTGGTTCGAACGCGACGGCCAACCGATCGGCGCCGGCCGCACCACCCGGACCATCAACCGGCGGCTCCGCCGCGCGCTCGAACATCGCGACGCCACATGCGCGGTCCCCGGCTGCGGCGCAACACGCGGACTGCACGCCCATCACATCCAGCACTGGGAAAACGGCGGGCCCACCGAATTGCACAACCTCGTCTTGTTGTGCCCCTATCACCACCGGGCACACCACCGCGGCGATATCACCATCACCGGGCCCGCCGAGCACCTCACCGTCCTCGACTGCGACGGCGATCCACTCACGTCACAGTCGCTAGCGCGCCCGCCGAACAACCCACCACCGGATGTCCCACCATGCCGCGGGCCCATCGGCGAACGCGCCCAATGGAAGTGGTATCACCCGTTCGAGCC